Part of the Coriobacteriaceae bacterium genome is shown below.
GGGTCGCGCCATTACAATGGAGCGGATTCGCCAAATGCAAAGGAGTCGCCATGCCCGCCTGCCCGCTGGTCGATTGCCATACCCACACCTCGTTCTCGGACGGACACGCCTCGTTTGAGGACAACGTTCGCGCCGCTGCTGCGGCCGGTTGCCGTGCCATGGTCTCGACCGATCACCTTACCCTGCCTGCCAGCATGGATTCCAATTGCGAGGTACAGGTTGTCGAGGGCGACCTGCCGGCGCATCGCCTGGCCTTTGAGGACGCCCGCAAGCTCGCCGCGCAGATCGCGCCGGAGCTCGAGCTTATCTATGGCTTTGAGTGCGATTGGTATGAAGGCTGCGAGCCTTTGGTTGAGCGCTGGTCCCAGGGCGCCGTCGTACGCCTGGGCAGTGTGCATTGGATTGGCAACCCCGGCGATATCATGGCCGGTACCCCGGGTACGGCGGGGACAGAGGACGTCGTTCGTCCCGATGCGCCCGATTCGTGCTGCGGTTGGATCGACGATGACACCAACCTGCACGTTTGGGAAAACCTGGGCGTGCGCGGCGTGTGGGAGCGCTACGTCGACGACTGGTGTTGCGCCTGCGAAAGCCCGCTCAACTTTGACGTGATGGCCCACCCCGACCTGGTCATGCGCTTTTCGAAGGAGGGCTTTGCGCCCGATTTTGACCCCGCGCCGTTCTGGGGGCAGATGGCAGAATGCGCACACGACACGAATCGGCGCGTTGAGGTCTCGACTGCCGCGTCGCGCAAGGGGCTCGACGACTACTACCCCGCGACCGGCCTCTTGCGCTGCTTTGCCCATGCCGAGGTGCCCATTACCTTTGGCTCGGACGCACACCGCGCCTGCGACATCTGCTGGAACATCCGCGAGGCCCAGGCCCACGCCTACGACTGTAGCTATCGAACCTTCGACATCCCCCACCTCACCGGAGAATGGGAGCCCACGCCCCTCGCCTAAGACTAGTCGTTGGGGACACTCTTCACAAATGACCCCTTGGGGACGGAGGAAAACAGGTCGTTTTGCTCACCACCGACGCCCGTGCAACACCGCCCGCCAAAAAGAACGCCCGTTTACTACGATGAACCGCAAACCTCCGACCATCGGCTTAATGCGGAAAATAAAACCGCAGGTAGAAGCGTTGACGATTTGCTCAAAACCGACATGTGGTCAGCAGATCCAGTTTCATCGTAGTAATTGGGCATGTTATTTGGCAGCGTCGGCAAAGACTGTCCCAAACGACTAGTCGTTTAAGAACGTCCCCAATGACTACCCAATGACTAGTGGCGGCGGGCGTTGAGTTCGCCGGCCAGCTCGTCGAGGGTGATGCCGTAGCGCTCGAGCGTCACGAGCAGGTGGTAGACCAGGTCGCCGGCCTCGTAGCGGATGTGATCGTGATCGTTATCCTTGCAGGCCATGATCACCTCGCTCGCCTCCTCGGCAAGCTTCTTGAGCAGCTCGTCCTCGACGTCGGTCAACAGACGAGCGGTGTAGCTCTCCTGCGGCGATGCGTCGCGACGGCCGTGAATCACCTCGGCGAGCCCCGTCAGCGTCTCACCGATATTTCCATCCTGAACGTTTGCGGTGCGCACACCCATAGTTCAATCCTTTCTGGTTGGCCAAGCGCCTAGTCGAGCGCCCGTCCTACGCGAGTTTCTTAAAGAAGCAGGTACGGTTGCCGGTGTGGCAGGCCGGACCCGGCGAGTCAACCTTGACCAGCAGCGTATCGCTATCGCAGTCGGCCCAGAGCTCCTTGACCGCTTGCATATTGCCGCTCGTCGCGCCCTTGTTCCAGAGCTCCTGGCGGCTACGGCTCCAAAACCACGTGGTGCCGGTCTTGAGCGTCAACCCCACCGACTCCTCGTTCATCCAGGCAACCATAAGCACCTCGCCGGTGTCATACTGCTGAACAACACAAGGAATCAGCCCCTTGGCGTCGTATGTAAGCTTTGAAGGATCGGTTATCTCTTCCATTTCTCTTCCCAAATTCAAACTTCGCAGGTCGGCGAGGGTTGTCCAGGTGCCCGAGATTACGAGCGACAAGCCCGACGACGCGTACTTAAGTACGCGAGGAGGGTTGGAGCCGAAAGGTCGGGTGCCTGGGCAAGCCGCAGCATTAGAAGTCCAGCCTCACAGGAATGCCTTGGCTGGCCATATACTCTTTGACTTCGCGAATGCTGAAGGTTCCAAAGTGAAAGACACTGGCCGCCAGCACGGCGTCGGCTTCGCCCTCGATCACGCCCTCGGCAAAATGCTCGAGCGTGCCCACGCCACCGCTCGCGATGACGGGAATCGGCACCGCGCGCGCCACGGCACGGGTGAGTGCCAGGTCAAAGCCAGCCTTGGTGCCGTCGCGGTCCATGCTGGTGAGCAGGATCTCGCCGGTGCCGCGGCGAGCCGCCTCCTCGGCCCACGCCACCGCATCGATACCCGTGGCGTTGCGACCGCCCGCGGTAAAGACCTCCCACTTGTCGGCACCCGGCTCCCCGGGCAGTCCCACGCGCTTGGCATCGATCGCCACGACCACGGCTTGGCTACCAAACGCCGCGGCGGCCTGGCTGATCAACGACGGATCGCGCACGGCCGCCGAGTTGAGCGACACCTTGTCGGCACCGGCGGCAACCATGGTGCGCATGCCAGCCAGGTCGCGAAAGCCGCCGCCCACGGTATAGGGAATGGCGAGCTCCTCGGCCGCATGCGCCGCCATCTCGATGGTCGTCGCTCGGTTGTCGCTCGTCGCGGTAATATCCAGAAAGACGACCTCG
Proteins encoded:
- the hisE gene encoding phosphoribosyl-ATP diphosphatase encodes the protein MGVRTANVQDGNIGETLTGLAEVIHGRRDASPQESYTARLLTDVEDELLKKLAEEASEVIMACKDNDHDHIRYEAGDLVYHLLVTLERYGITLDELAGELNARRH
- a CDS encoding PHP domain-containing protein, which encodes MPACPLVDCHTHTSFSDGHASFEDNVRAAAAAGCRAMVSTDHLTLPASMDSNCEVQVVEGDLPAHRLAFEDARKLAAQIAPELELIYGFECDWYEGCEPLVERWSQGAVVRLGSVHWIGNPGDIMAGTPGTAGTEDVVRPDAPDSCCGWIDDDTNLHVWENLGVRGVWERYVDDWCCACESPLNFDVMAHPDLVMRFSKEGFAPDFDPAPFWGQMAECAHDTNRRVEVSTAASRKGLDDYYPATGLLRCFAHAEVPITFGSDAHRACDICWNIREAQAHAYDCSYRTFDIPHLTGEWEPTPLA
- the hisI gene encoding phosphoribosyl-AMP cyclohydrolase, which produces MEEITDPSKLTYDAKGLIPCVVQQYDTGEVLMVAWMNEESVGLTLKTGTTWFWSRSRQELWNKGATSGNMQAVKELWADCDSDTLLVKVDSPGPACHTGNRTCFFKKLA
- the hisF gene encoding imidazole glycerol phosphate synthase subunit HisF; translation: MLTKRVIPCLDVKDGRVVKGVNFVSLRDAGDPVELARAYDREGADEVVFLDITATSDNRATTIEMAAHAAEELAIPYTVGGGFRDLAGMRTMVAAGADKVSLNSAAVRDPSLISQAAAAFGSQAVVVAIDAKRVGLPGEPGADKWEVFTAGGRNATGIDAVAWAEEAARRGTGEILLTSMDRDGTKAGFDLALTRAVARAVPIPVIASGGVGTLEHFAEGVIEGEADAVLAASVFHFGTFSIREVKEYMASQGIPVRLDF